A window of Paremcibacter congregatus contains these coding sequences:
- a CDS encoding amidoligase family protein yields MTCYNGQAVFDAAYCHEQHQDAKITPHENHTPQDKTDNGTERLVGFEIEYAGLTLETAAEIIHDLYGGTITRETDAIYQVLDTTLGEFTLELDAIPLQKLAEAAAETETTSGEDQSLTDDLQVQLYKAVGDAGAKIAPYEIVAPPIPLRKIPDLEKLCVQLRDQDAQDTTSRLHFAFGLHINPEVLSTDTASILRHLQSFLLLYPWLKQQHNVDFARRVTRFITPFPKPYYERILQSHYQPGFTQLVTDYYTDNPTRNRALDMLPLFAHIDAALIRRLYGAEEKINPRPTFHYRLPNCELANPDWSLDMEWRRWLHVEQVANSDALFTELMTRWHSHNESWLTSEEDWAREVAQIMVTAQDNGDWPDNADD; encoded by the coding sequence GTGACCTGCTATAATGGTCAGGCGGTATTTGACGCCGCCTATTGTCACGAACAACATCAGGATGCAAAAATTACCCCACATGAAAACCACACCCCGCAGGACAAAACCGACAACGGTACGGAGCGTCTCGTGGGATTTGAAATCGAATATGCCGGCCTGACACTGGAGACAGCCGCAGAAATCATTCACGACCTTTATGGCGGCACCATCACACGGGAAACAGATGCAATCTATCAGGTTCTGGATACCACGCTTGGTGAGTTCACACTCGAACTGGACGCCATCCCGCTACAGAAACTCGCCGAGGCCGCGGCAGAAACAGAAACCACATCAGGCGAGGATCAAAGCCTGACAGACGATCTGCAAGTTCAACTTTACAAGGCCGTCGGAGACGCCGGTGCGAAAATAGCCCCCTATGAAATCGTCGCCCCCCCGATCCCGCTCCGCAAAATCCCCGACCTGGAAAAACTTTGCGTTCAGTTGCGGGATCAGGACGCCCAGGATACGACCTCCAGACTGCATTTCGCCTTTGGCCTGCATATCAACCCGGAAGTGTTGAGCACCGATACCGCTTCTATTCTTCGGCATCTGCAAAGCTTTCTTCTTCTCTATCCCTGGCTGAAGCAGCAGCATAATGTCGACTTTGCCCGTCGGGTTACCCGCTTCATCACGCCGTTTCCAAAACCCTATTATGAACGTATTCTACAGTCCCATTACCAACCCGGTTTCACCCAACTGGTTACGGATTATTATACGGATAACCCAACCCGTAACCGGGCGCTCGACATGTTGCCGCTGTTCGCCCATATCGACGCGGCCCTGATACGTCGTCTTTATGGCGCGGAAGAAAAAATAAATCCCCGGCCAACCTTTCATTACCGCTTGCCCAACTGTGAACTGGCCAACCCGGATTGGTCACTGGATATGGAATGGCGGCGCTGGTTGCATGTCGAACAGGTCGCCAACAGTGACGCCCTGTTCACAGAGCTTATGACCCGCTGGCATAGCCATAACGAAAGCTGGCTCACCAGCGAGGAAGACTGGGCCAGAGAAGTGGCCCAGATCATGGTAACAGCCCAGGATAACGGGGACTGGCCGGACAATGCCGATGACTGA
- a CDS encoding dihydroorotase (catalyzes the formation of N-carbamoyl-L-aspartate from (S)-dihydroorotate in pyrimidine biosynthesis): protein MALEFTLPHWYDLHTHFRQDDTLPATVSDHVAMSCAGALAMPNTAPPVGKIFAADEVANYKSVEQYRAEIIAASHGTFREVIVPLYLTRDTTPDMIERGAASGLLKACKYYPPHGTTGAEFGAPLTHFMENGVFQAMQEAGVTLCLHGEEHGLAPERYFDRGENAEEIFYRERMPRLVDSFPELRLVGEHLTTKVGVDFILDAPAHVKANITPQHLIYTVGSLLNGLKYHLYCLPLVKFDADRAALRAAATAPDNSKFFAGTDSAPHTRKTTPCGCAAGCYTGRVAPQLYAQAFEMAGVDLSTKAGQTVFENFLCTIGREFYSLPQPTETFILERQPEKVLPLQIGDQTIIPLPLGMETELPWRIKPR from the coding sequence ATGGCCCTCGAATTCACGCTGCCCCACTGGTACGATCTTCATACTCATTTCCGTCAGGATGATACCCTGCCCGCCACGGTCAGCGATCATGTGGCGATGAGCTGCGCCGGGGCGCTGGCCATGCCCAATACCGCCCCGCCGGTGGGCAAGATCTTCGCTGCCGACGAGGTTGCCAATTATAAAAGCGTCGAACAATACCGCGCTGAAATTATCGCCGCGTCCCACGGTACATTTCGCGAGGTGATTGTGCCGCTCTATCTAACCCGGGACACCACCCCGGATATGATTGAAAGAGGCGCCGCCAGTGGCCTGCTCAAGGCCTGTAAGTATTACCCGCCCCACGGCACCACCGGCGCCGAGTTTGGTGCACCGCTCACGCACTTCATGGAGAATGGCGTCTTTCAGGCGATGCAGGAGGCCGGTGTCACGCTGTGCCTGCACGGCGAAGAACACGGGCTGGCCCCGGAACGCTATTTTGACCGGGGTGAAAATGCAGAAGAAATCTTTTATCGCGAACGCATGCCGCGCCTGGTGGACAGTTTTCCCGAGCTGCGCCTGGTTGGCGAGCATCTGACGACAAAGGTCGGCGTGGACTTCATCCTTGATGCGCCGGCGCATGTTAAAGCCAACATCACGCCGCAGCATTTGATCTACACCGTTGGCAGTCTGCTCAACGGCCTGAAATATCATCTCTATTGCCTGCCGCTGGTGAAATTCGACGCAGACCGCGCCGCCCTGAGAGCCGCCGCAACAGCCCCCGACAACAGTAAATTTTTTGCCGGCACAGACAGTGCGCCCCACACCCGGAAAACCACACCCTGTGGCTGCGCCGCCGGCTGCTATACGGGCCGCGTCGCGCCGCAACTTTACGCCCAGGCCTTTGAAATGGCCGGCGTGGACCTCTCAACCAAAGCCGGCCAGACAGTCTTTGAAAATTTCCTCTGCACCATCGGGCGGGAATTTTATTCTCTTCCACAGCCAACAGAGACTTTCATCCTCGAACGTCAACCGGAAAAGGTCCTGCCATTGCAGATCGGCGACCAGACCATTATTCCCTTGCCACTCGGCATGGAAACCGAACTGCCATGGCGCATAAAACCCCGCTGA
- a CDS encoding gamma-glutamyl-gamma-aminobutyrate hydrolase family protein, protein MTEPSPVIGVTGAEEQGHVMWFCNRLGIRWAGGRARRLTASRSEDFQNCDGFLISGGGDIDPALYGEKNTASFNVEPARDTLEQAVISHALSQGKPLAGICRGAQMINIVKGGSLHQNARNIYKDFLPTTSLLGKIFLRRSVRIVEEGLLSALYGDRRAIRVNSIHHQAIARLGQGLIISAQDRHGIAQAIETSGDDCYLLGVQWHPELMLYNQSQRRFFRQLVQACR, encoded by the coding sequence ATGACTGAACCATCCCCTGTCATCGGGGTGACCGGCGCGGAAGAACAGGGTCACGTGATGTGGTTTTGCAATCGTCTTGGCATCCGCTGGGCCGGCGGCAGAGCCCGCCGCCTAACCGCATCCCGGTCTGAAGACTTTCAAAACTGCGACGGTTTCTTGATTTCCGGGGGAGGAGATATTGATCCAGCCCTCTACGGCGAGAAAAATACCGCCAGTTTTAATGTGGAACCGGCGCGGGACACCCTTGAACAGGCGGTCATCAGCCATGCCTTGAGCCAAGGCAAGCCGCTCGCCGGCATTTGTCGCGGGGCGCAGATGATCAACATTGTCAAGGGCGGCAGCCTGCATCAAAACGCCAGGAATATTTATAAGGACTTTCTTCCCACCACCAGCCTTCTGGGGAAGATATTTCTACGGCGGAGCGTCAGGATTGTCGAAGAAGGGCTGTTGTCCGCCCTATATGGCGACCGACGGGCGATCCGGGTCAACAGCATTCACCATCAGGCCATCGCCCGCCTGGGTCAGGGGCTTATTATCAGCGCCCAGGACCGCCACGGCATCGCCCAGGCAATCGAAACATCTGGTGATGACTGTTATCTTCTCGGTGTGCAATGGCATCCGGAGCTGATGCTCTATAACCAGAGCCAACGCCGTTTTTTTCGCCAGCTTGTTCAGGCCTGCCGTTAA
- the infA gene encoding translation initiation factor IF-1 encodes MAKEELLEMRGVVTELLPNAMFRVKLENDHEVLGHTAGKMRKNRIRVLVGDEVLVEMTPYDLSKGRITYRFK; translated from the coding sequence ATGGCGAAAGAAGAATTATTGGAAATGCGCGGCGTGGTAACAGAGTTACTGCCAAATGCGATGTTCCGGGTGAAACTAGAAAACGACCATGAAGTCCTGGGGCATACTGCTGGTAAAATGCGCAAGAACCGTATCCGGGTTCTCGTGGGCGACGAAGTTCTGGTCGAAATGACACCTTATGACCTGTCAAAAGGCCGCATCACATATCGCTTCAAATAA
- a CDS encoding DNA gyrase inhibitor YacG encodes MQKPIPANSNNLCTICTQHPATPKFHPFCSARCADVDLGRWLKGNYAIPGENAELPETDPEEDY; translated from the coding sequence ATGCAGAAACCGATCCCAGCCAACAGCAACAATCTGTGCACCATCTGTACACAACATCCGGCGACGCCAAAGTTTCACCCCTTTTGCTCGGCCCGCTGCGCCGACGTGGACCTTGGCCGTTGGCTGAAGGGTAATTATGCGATTCCCGGAGAGAATGCGGAACTGCCGGAAACAGACCCAGAAGAGGACTATTAA
- a CDS encoding Maf family protein: MTSSLPVSFPLILGSASPRRRELLAQIGLAPDDIVPADIDETPQKSESPRKLAERLAVEKAAALKTAHSDCYILAADTVVALGNRILGKAENTAEARKYLTLLSGRRHKVYSGVSLITPTGTQVSRVVATSVLFKRLSDTDLAAYLSHDEWQGKAGAYAIQGHAARFIKSINGSYSNVVGLPLFETTNMLQGNGYVF, from the coding sequence ATGACGTCATCACTCCCTGTATCTTTTCCTTTAATCCTTGGGTCCGCCTCTCCGCGCCGACGCGAGCTGCTGGCCCAGATCGGCCTCGCTCCCGATGACATCGTCCCGGCTGATATTGACGAAACACCACAAAAATCAGAAAGCCCGCGCAAGCTCGCCGAACGATTGGCTGTTGAAAAAGCCGCCGCCCTGAAAACTGCCCATTCAGATTGCTATATTCTGGCCGCCGATACTGTCGTCGCGCTGGGCAACCGAATTCTTGGCAAGGCGGAAAATACTGCAGAGGCCCGAAAATATCTCACCCTCCTGTCCGGTCGTCGGCATAAAGTCTATAGTGGCGTTTCCCTGATCACCCCGACAGGCACACAAGTCTCGCGGGTGGTCGCCACCAGCGTCCTGTTCAAACGCCTGTCCGATACGGACCTCGCCGCTTATCTTTCTCATGATGAATGGCAGGGCAAGGCTGGTGCTTATGCCATCCAGGGGCATGCCGCCCGTTTTATCAAGAGCATTAACGGGTCCTACAGCAATGTGGTCGGCCTGCCGTTGTTTGAAACCACGAATATGTTGCAGGGAAATGGCTATGTCTTCTGA
- a CDS encoding ribonuclease E/G, with the protein MSSDILINSAIGETRLAHVEDDSVREIRLFRNHNPTLVGAIFYGKIIRLSPEFQAAFVDLGQDVTGFLPLTLLPKRPGKKPKDLTTLLHEGQKIIVQVTADAAEDKSVKLTCRLELHSSAVILHPFREGAFVSSRIKDPNRREELKQFGATLDLKGMGLTFRTEAADLANEELEKTARHMIRHWIRTVENRERKKAPYLMAQGPDALQQILRDYGSRRYDRLIFDRPACLKAAQDWAANFAPDLLPHLHLHDAPSPLFETYGVEEEIDQMFDTRIPLRSGAWITIEQTEALVVVDVNMGTARETNDPMKQRLKINFAAAREVFRQIRLRGISGLIVIDFINMSGKADVTNLLAVVDNLILEDPQQVQRSNLSAFGLLELARKASHQPLARQLIASNRPQATVDTQALALLRQALRDAAARPGLPLKVTTSPAVMDWLETHPALLDQFTRQSGSKLQLTSSRQKA; encoded by the coding sequence ATGTCTTCTGATATCCTGATTAATTCGGCCATTGGCGAAACCCGCCTCGCCCATGTGGAAGACGACAGCGTACGGGAAATTCGCCTGTTTCGCAACCATAACCCGACCCTTGTCGGCGCCATTTTTTACGGCAAGATCATTCGTCTGAGCCCTGAATTCCAGGCAGCCTTCGTCGACCTGGGACAGGATGTGACCGGCTTTCTGCCGCTGACCCTGCTGCCCAAACGACCCGGAAAGAAACCCAAGGACCTCACGACGCTACTGCATGAAGGCCAGAAAATCATCGTGCAGGTTACCGCCGATGCCGCCGAGGATAAATCCGTCAAGCTGACCTGTCGTCTCGAACTGCACAGTTCTGCTGTCATTCTCCATCCTTTCCGCGAAGGCGCCTTTGTCTCAAGCCGCATCAAGGACCCGAACCGTCGCGAAGAACTCAAGCAGTTCGGCGCGACACTCGACCTGAAAGGCATGGGGCTGACTTTCCGCACCGAAGCCGCCGATCTCGCCAATGAGGAACTGGAAAAAACCGCCCGCCATATGATTCGACACTGGATCCGGACGGTGGAAAATCGCGAACGCAAGAAAGCCCCTTACCTGATGGCTCAGGGGCCAGACGCGCTGCAGCAGATCCTGCGCGACTATGGCAGCCGACGTTATGATCGCCTGATTTTTGACCGGCCGGCCTGCCTCAAGGCGGCGCAGGACTGGGCCGCCAATTTTGCCCCGGACCTTCTACCCCATTTGCACCTTCATGATGCGCCGAGCCCGCTGTTTGAGACCTACGGCGTCGAAGAAGAAATTGACCAGATGTTCGATACCCGAATTCCGCTGCGCTCCGGCGCCTGGATCACGATTGAACAAACCGAGGCCTTGGTGGTGGTCGATGTCAATATGGGCACCGCGCGCGAGACCAATGATCCGATGAAACAACGGCTGAAAATCAATTTCGCCGCCGCCCGCGAGGTTTTCCGCCAAATCCGCCTGCGTGGCATTTCCGGTCTGATCGTCATTGATTTCATCAATATGTCGGGCAAGGCCGATGTCACCAACTTGCTGGCGGTCGTCGACAATCTGATCCTGGAGGACCCACAGCAGGTCCAGCGCAGCAACCTGTCGGCCTTCGGCCTGCTGGAACTCGCCCGCAAGGCCAGTCACCAGCCTCTTGCCCGGCAGCTGATTGCCAGCAACCGTCCGCAAGCGACCGTTGACACTCAGGCGCTGGCGCTGCTGCGTCAGGCACTGCGCGACGCCGCAGCGCGCCCTGGCCTGCCCCTGAAGGTCACCACCTCGCCGGCGGTCATGGACTGGCTTGAGACGCACCCTGCATTACTCGACCAATTCACCCGACAGAGCGGCAGCAAGCTGCAGCTAACATCATCAAGGCAGAAGGCCTGA